The genomic window TCCAAGTTCACATCAATGTTCGCCAAATCGTCAATAATCTTATTGAACTCCGAAAGCTGCTCAACCACGGACTTGTTCTCCGACATACGATAGAAGAACAACCGTTCTTTCAgacactgcttatgtgccaagGACTTGGTCATATACAATGCATCAAGCTTCGACCACATCCCTGCAGCAGTCCTCTCCTTTGCTACTTCTCTCAACACATTATCcgcgaggcacaagataatgGCACTCAAtgccttatcattcatctcgtTCTTCTCTGCTGCTGAGAAAGTATTAGGCATGTTCGTAATTCCTAACAATGCTTCTGAACACTTCtgttgtgttaatattgccctcaccttcaccttccacaacccaaagtcgttactcccggtgaacttctcaatgTCCCACTcagaacccatgatacttaaatcgtttgatcctttgcccaacggtgggcgccaattgttgtgaattcggattgaatcacaccaataaaataattgatgtgtggagcaaataacgattaagcaatcaaataatgagatcggcaataaaaatcacaaatcaaaagataaagcgataaaagaaaagaacacaagagaattgtttacccagttcagtcaatgtgacctactctgggggagagagcagctctccgatccactatcaaacttgttccttgattacaatgaaattcaccacaagagttacaagatttagagtttttcctaaatctaccctaagcccgaatttcttcccgtgaccaagaaattcaatatgaaagtgtttcccaaggtgatagaatgtttccctaaccctagagtcttcccaagatgaaATCTCTCAACCCTAGCCTTTTTGTTAGCCTTTGAAACTCTAAAATCCccttaaaaaagtcagaaaacgcataacatatatataggcccgcagacactacgcctgggcgcagcctcccacgcctgggcgtgagcaacctgagttcagcccagtttttcacgcctgggcgccaactcccacgcctgggcgtgagcaggcagagactaccaaaacatgattttccgatttttacattatttcaaggcaatattcaacaaTGAATATAGTTGAGGGGGAAAAAATACTTTGcttttaaaaaaaggaaaaatattttgatatggATTGGAGAGTATATCTGTTAAACATATTGTTAGGATTAGGAACATGCTAACAGCACAAGAGACATTGTCATTTGATTGCAACgcgaaacatataaaataataacactaAAACAACACAATTGACTCTAACTAACATATGCTCAAAGTCTAGAAGCGGTAGCACCAAATCATGGAACTTATGACGATTTAGAAATAGAAAAGCTCATACCAATGTTATAAAATCTACTCCTCCAACACAACGGTCAAATTCATCTGATGAGCATGACTCCCTAAGATGCAAACCATTATCCTCTTTAAAAtctgaaagaaaacaaaaataacaaagtcTCTTAACATTCCATCAAGCATTAACACAAACactcaaaaccaaaagcatcaCAGTAAAGCAAAGTAATAACCTGACAAACAACATGACTGCTTTTGTAAAAATTGATCTCTGCAAGTGTTGCACGCCAACCAATTTGGGAATCCATTAGTCGAAACATCACAACAAAATGTATAAAAACGATGCTTAAACGAGTCAACTGCATTTGCAGTTATAATCTCCTTAGCTTTCTCAAGAGTCTCATCACTACAATCGCATGCATAAACAACAATATCCTTGTTGGCCCTACACAGAAAAATTCATAAgacaacaaaaaatttattgcATAGGGAAGAATAAGGTTCTGTTTGGCAATGCCACGTTTTGAGCTTATGACTTAAAGCTTATAAGTTCATATGACAAAACAAAACCCGtttaatagcatttttttttctcacgagcttatagcttattttgataagctaatttcaattagtttatagcttttcattttttttccctcCCAATTTAACTTCTGTcattttacttgaaaaaattaaatattaattaaacatatcttttttatgttatttcatatttataagctagttcaactgttaattttactaaacacaacaaattcaatcagctagcttattcgctataagttataagctagaaGTTATTCGCAATAAACTAGCTTATTAgagtatttattattttttgccaAACGGAACCTAAGGTTCTATATGGCCAGACAAAATTTTGAGCATatagctaacttattttttccAATCAATTTTACTCttgtcatcttacttgaaaaaaattaaatgttaattatatataaaaaaaattatgttatttgatCTGCATAGTTATCAAGAAGTTCAAACTCTAATTTTATcgaacactacaaattcaattaattaactCATCTACTATACTATCATAATTTATCAACTATCTCTCTCTAtctgtcatttttttttccaaacagagcctaactaaaacatgaaaaaaaaatggagatagAGAAGAATTGAATACCGTAGAATAGGAAGAATAGTGCTTCCATTGCCACAACCAACTTCCAAGAGTTTAGGGTTAGAATTTGAGGGAGACGATGAAAGTAGTTCTGGAAACTCCTTCAACAAATAGCGTCTCTCCTTGAAGAATTTGCCGGTGGAGTGACGGGTGTGAAATTGCTTCCAAGCTTGAACGTCTGATTGAGGTGATTgcaaggaagaagaagaagaagatgaagagaatGATTGGAAATGGTGACGGAGAGAAGGATTTGATTCAATCTCTGATCGTAGTTCTTCCCATTCGAAATCCTTGCTGAAATACTCAGCTTCTACTTCGCCTTCACTGTTCATTCTCCAATCTTGTTTAAAATGTTTTCCTTTTTACAATTTAGTGACTGTATTTATTTAATCTTAAAATTTTCGGGATTTTACATTATTCTCTACTTCAAATTTTAAGATTTCATATGACCGAAgcttaatttcaaaattttatatgcCCGCTATTTAAATAAAGAACTGTATGAGtgtcaaatttctcatttttataacatccgctaaaATAgcaaaagggtaaaaatggaaatcAGAAGGGCACGCGAGGAAACACGTAGCGCCAAAACAAATTCATAATTCACTTGGAAAATACTCCAAATGCTCATCATTCACAATTTGATTTTcgaagtttttctttttcaatcctTCAATTTTCAGGTCAATAAAACCCACACTAATATGATATTCTTTCGGGAGGTAAGTAAAAcgttggtatgcttaacaagtggcTCGAGGACCCTTATTTTATTTGGAGATTGCACTTGGATATGAAGAATTCGACCTTAGTTCAAGCACATTAATCATTTGTGCTTAACCACTTAGTTATCTATTACAgatttattttatctttccCAGCAACACATTTTTCATACTTAGGTTTATAATCAATACAAACATGTCTTAAAGAGTCCCAATTATATATGAACTTTGCAGGATCTTATTGATCAATTACTCCATTAACACTGCATTATTTCCTTAAAGAACATTGTATAATCGTTTTAAATTGTGAACTGCATCACAACAGTAACATTTTGATTGCGATTGTGATAATAATGGTCATGGTTGCAATCACATTGGATCATGACTACTGAACCAAGCGCTATTAAATTGTATTAGCATCACAACCATAATGCAACCACGACCATGGCCACAATCACGATTCAAAACCTGCACTGTCAAAGGCCACAATAAGTTGTGACAAAAGACTCAATCACTACATAACCgactattttaaaacaattggtattgttaaaaaaatccaaattctCTATACCATTTTGAGGAACTAATGAAATTCACAGTTTTTCACCCGCACGATGTAGGACAGTTCTAAGTTCATCCGCTATCTGATGAAGGAGGATTGGTTTTCGAATCACTCCATTCATTCCCGCCAGCATGCATCTATCCTTGACTTGCTCTTCTGCATTTGCTATAAGAGCTATGATCAAAGGCCAATTAGGGCCGTTGAACTTTCTGATCCTAATCGTGACTTCAAAACCATCCATTTCAGGCATGTGAATATCCAACATGAGAATTTTGAAAGAGTTACCACCAGAGCCACTTATAGCACCCAGACACTCGTATCCTGATGAAACTGTTGTTACTTGACAACCGAGCCTCTCGAGTAGCTTCTTCGTCACGATCCTGTTTAAACCGTCATCGTCTGCTAACAAAATATTGAGGCCACCAAACTGTGAATTTGAATAATCTTTAGGTGCAAGCATGTATCTTTCAAGTAATGGTCCTGTCTGAAACTTGAGAAGAAGTGACACGCCTTGCACCAAACCTCGAGAGTTTGGTAATATCCATATAGTACCTTGCATAATCTGCATAATAATCCACAACATAAATAAAGGCagaattacaaaaataaaataaaaaccatgattagtaaaataataaagattCATTTTCCAAAAATTGACCCCACGGCCCGACCAATAGATGACAGGCATGGTTTGTGGCAAAAAAGACAGAAATAATAATGCTTTAATAAAAGAATTGTATACCGTTAGAAGTATAAAGAAGTAAGACCCTACTTTATCAGATTTTAAGGAACAAAAGATGctactttattattttgtgttctATATAATAATACACCCACCTAATCCCGAAAAGCACAAGCCTTTTAAGAATTGGTCACCTAATCtcattaaaaaagaaatgagGACTTTTGTAGTTTTGTTCATTTTGGAATTCTAAAACTAACTGGATGACCTTACAATTCAAGAAAAGACACCACAACCATTGCAATTTCTGTGTTATTACAATCTTCGTGTTTCTCTAATGATGCCTATCATGTCAGAATCTGTATTTTCAACTAGCAGGGATAAGCTCCAAATAGAGGATAACGATTTTAACG from Trifolium pratense cultivar HEN17-A07 linkage group LG1, ARS_RC_1.1, whole genome shotgun sequence includes these protein-coding regions:
- the LOC123903179 gene encoding tRNA N(3)-methylcytidine methyltransferase METTL6 isoform X2; its protein translation is MNSEGEVEAEYFSKDFEWEELRSEIESNPSLRHHFQSFSSSSSSSSLQSPQSDVQAWKQFHTRHSTGKFFKERRYLLKEFPELLSSSPSNSNPKLLEVGCGNGSTILPILRANKDIVVYACDCSDETLEKAKEIITANAVDSFKHRFYTFCCDVSTNGFPNWLACNTCRDQFLQKQSCCLSDFKEDNGLHLRESCSSDEFDRCVGGVDFITLIFTLSAVPLERMPKSIKECFTVLKPGGMVLFRDYDKRVGFREYMRSDGTRSYFFCLNTVRNLFLGAGFIELELDYCCVKSVNRKKGKSMRRVWVHGKFQKPALQ
- the LOC123903179 gene encoding tRNA N(3)-methylcytidine methyltransferase METTL6 isoform X1, yielding MNSEGEVEAEYFSKDFEWEELRSEIESNPSLRHHFQSFSSSSSSSSLQSPQSDVQAWKQFHTRHSTGKFFKERRYLLKEFPELLSSSPSNSNPKLLEVGCGNGSTILPILRANKDIVVYACDCSDETLEKAKEIITANAVDSFKHRFYTFCCDVSTNGFPNWLACNTCRDQFLQKQSCCLSDFKEDNGLHLRESCSSDEFDRCVGGVDFITLIFTLSAVPLERMPKSIKECFTVLKPGGMVLFRDYGLYDMTMLRFESDKRVGFREYMRSDGTRSYFFCLNTVRNLFLGAGFIELELDYCCVKSVNRKKGKSMRRVWVHGKFQKPALQ